Part of the Gammaproteobacteria bacterium genome is shown below.
TCGAGGATCTCCACGAAGCGGGACATGTGGGTGCCTTTGAAATTGTGCGGCAGGTCCACGTACATGTTGAAAGTGGCGATGGTGTGCTGTTCGCCGCCGCTGCGGTCCTTGACCCGAACCGGATGGCGAATGTCCTTGATGCCAACCTGGTTGATGGGGATGCGGCGCGTGTCTTCGCTGCCTTGGACATCGGCAATGGTCGCAGCGCTTGCCTGCTTGCTTGCACTCATTTAGCTGGTCTCCAATCGGGACTGGGTGACTTCGGGTCGGTCCGAAGTCGTGGGGGATGGGTATTATACCTGAGTTGCTCGTCGAGTTAAGGGGGCGAAATTCGCCGATAAGATGCGAAAAACCCGGATTGACAGGCAAAAACGCGGTTCAGTCGTCGCCTTCGCCGTCCAGTACCTCAAGCGAGCTGCCACCGTTCTTCTCCACCAGCTGCTTGACGCGCAGTTCCGCGCTTTCCAGCGCAGCCTGGCAGCTACGGACCAGCTTGATGCCTTTCTCGAAGTCCTGCAGGGCCGTTTCCAGGGGCTGGTCTCCGGATTCCATGCGCTCCACAAGCTTTTCCAGCGCCTCCAGGGACGCTTCGAAATCGACTTCCGACTGCTTGGATGCTTTGGTACTGCGCTTGGTCGGCATCTGCTTTCCTGTTGCGTGGTGGTCTTGCCGGTATGGCCCGGCCGGTGTCAGTATGACATCACACTGTCGGACCGTTGCCAACCGCGGATATCGGGTGGATAGCGGCTTTTTTCAAGGTCCCGTTGCAGGCGCCGAACGAGGAAGCAAGATGTCGCTCAAGGGAACGAAAACCGCTGACATGCTCCGCCAGGCATTTCGGCTGGAAGCGGAACTGAATCGCGTGTTGTTGTATTTTGCGGCCAAGGCCGATGTCGAGGGCAATAACGAAGCCGGCGCGGCATTTCGAGCCGCTGCCGAACGGGGCACCAGCCAGGCTGCCGGCCATCTTGAATACCTCGAGTCGGTATCCGACCCGGTGTCGGGCTTGCCAATGGGCTCGACCGCGCAGAACCTCAGGGCAGCCTCGGCTGCGCAAGGCCAGGCGGCCGAGAGTTTCTATCCCGAGGCGGCGA
Proteins encoded:
- a CDS encoding exodeoxyribonuclease VII small subunit is translated as MPTKRSTKASKQSEVDFEASLEALEKLVERMESGDQPLETALQDFEKGIKLVRSCQAALESAELRVKQLVEKNGGSSLEVLDGEGDD
- a CDS encoding rubrerythrin, with product MSLKGTKTADMLRQAFRLEAELNRVLLYFAAKADVEGNNEAGAAFRAAAERGTSQAAGHLEYLESVSDPVSGLPMGSTAQNLRAASAAQGQAAESFYPEAAIIAREEGFGEIADWFEALAKAADNQVKRLAKASQETD